A genomic segment from Oncorhynchus clarkii lewisi isolate Uvic-CL-2024 chromosome 12, UVic_Ocla_1.0, whole genome shotgun sequence encodes:
- the LOC139422315 gene encoding RUS family member 1-like, with translation METLNEARLAIVLHQHLRDGRVLGPVEANHKEPVFLEFRRTVPIKLGVRLGELIYTSEDLNLAMKNNHKPFLIGVKRGSVCVCLGPDASVCDEIRAVCQAVCLRTVLHPVSPLEGALKQLSMSHSNNHWELVHESHKLMDQIFQPFLKGVTCQDAPDWGHGTSGRVRGAGTGRTGLGKRTSWESARRRHMMYRTGEARSVEPVQVAPDC, from the exons ATGGAGACACTCAACGAAGCTCGGCTTGCTATTGTGCTCCACCAACACCTGAGAGATGGACGGGTCCTCGGTCCAGTAGAGGCCAATCATAAAGAGCCTGTATTCTTGG agtTCAGGAGGACAGTGCCAATCAAACTGGGAGTGAGGCTAGGGGAACTTATTTATAC GTCAGAAGACCTTAATTTGGCCATGAAAAACAACCACAAGCCCTTCCTTATCGGAGTCAAACGTG gctctgtgtgtgtttgtttgggacCAGATGCATCTGTATGTGATGAGATCAGGGCTGTGTGCCAAGCAGTGTGCCTCCGCACTGTGTTACACCCTGTCTCGCCACTAGAGGGGGCTCTCAAACAACTCTCAATGTCACACAGCAACA ATCATTGGGAGTTGGTGCATGAGAGTCATAAACTTATGGACCAAATTTTTCAGCCATTCCTCAAAG gggtcaCATGTCAGGACGCACCGGACTGGGGACACggcacttcagggagagtgcgaggagcaggcacaggacgtaccggactggggaaaCGCACTTCCtgggagagtgcgaggaggagACACATGATGTACCGGACTGGAGAGGCCAGAAGCGTGGAACCGGTACAGGTTGCACCAGACTGCTAA